Proteins encoded by one window of Carassius carassius chromosome 30, fCarCar2.1, whole genome shotgun sequence:
- the LOC132110443 gene encoding V-type immunoglobulin domain-containing suppressor of T-cell activation-like, with product MDVFCALLLCFHLLTAVQVSGERHSFSVSVPHQVYECPEGANVTLTCVQSGSKTFSEDKLWNRWLFTPRSQERCHKGVHPRGSSQSNRTIGVQYIADDKSFSIILQNIKHKDQGKYCCLLLEVHTKQKVEQGAHEFIYLNVVPSTAHTRNDSLKCVEWSHRPSDDSVAEGLAITACVVFILCLPLILMMVYRQRQTVDRHRRAHELVRMDSEAQAHENPVFVGDSPQPKPRTVSQIMRQSSETGRHLLSDSGTPFSPNIHGELFFPAQEPIPECPNLME from the exons ATGGATGTATTTTGCGCTTTGTTGCTCTGCTTTCATCTCTTAACTGCGGTTCAAG tGAGCGGTGAGCGCCACTCTTTCAGTGTCTCCGTGCCCCATCAGGTCTACGAGTGTCCTGAAGGAGCCAATGTCACTTTAACATGTGTTCAGTCCGGATCCAAGACATTTTCGGAGGATAAGTTGTGGAACAGATGGCTCTTCACACCTCGCTCGCAGGAGCGCTGCCACAAGGGTGTACATCCACGCGGGTCCAGTCAATCCAACCGCACAATTGGAGTGCAATACATCGCAGACGACAAGTCTTTCTCCATCATCTTGCAGAACATCAAGCACAAGGACCAGGGAAAATACTGCTGTCTGCTTCTGGAAGTTCATACCAAGCAAAAGGTGGAGCAGGGGGCCCATGAATTCATCTACCTGAATGTGGTGCCAT CGACGGCACATACTCGCAACGACAGTCTGAAGTGTGTGGAGTGGTCTCACAGGCCTTCTGATG actCGGTGGCTGAAGGTCTGGCTATCACAGCCTGTGTTGTTTTCATTCTGTGCCTTCCGCTCATACTGATGATGGTTTACAGACAGAGACAAACAGTAGACCGACACAGAC GTGCACACGAGCTGGTGCGTATGGACAG TGAAGCACAGGCCCATGAGAACCCAGTGTTTGTGGGTGATTCCCCACAACCAAAACCTAGGACTGTATCCCAAATAATGAGGCAGTCATCTGAAACAGGACGCCACCTCCTGTCAGATTCCGGCACTCCGTTCTCTCCAAACATACATGGAGAACTGTTTTTCCCAGCACAGG